In Mercurialis annua linkage group LG5, ddMerAnnu1.2, whole genome shotgun sequence, a single genomic region encodes these proteins:
- the LOC130014765 gene encoding uncharacterized protein LOC130014765 — MVDPVPHNVRKLWEIWNIRTSVMFSLFLQTFLIFFAPFRKRTANKIVNMLIWSAYLLADATAVFAIGLISNTQNSPTPSAYPDNNDLLAFWAPFLLLHLGGPDTITAFALEDNELWRRHLLQLVFQIVATGYVFILTIPGNKVIIPSLLLFLGGIIKYLERTCSLYLANADRIRESVVKDLDFLIMAELMKEYSNKKQDFYPVGINSVGGFSTSLSQSETINLNDLQLVQEAYDFFQEFKGVIVDSIFTLDELIKSRRFFNNTNAENALTVLETELNFIYDIMFTKAAVVHSKLGYFFRFVSFSSTIAALAVFYFQVKKHGFNEFEVWITYALLFGAIGQDILAFFMGIFSDWTMALLKSIDWAAPLFSKISYLKQAKWYVSKTTPEHMNFATSILFRRWSGSILGHNLIRYSLKGRRPNRTTKCIGILVYPIHYLLILMERTTDLLGCTSCVDEIMHVSKHKITKQLWEFIFAEMQKKSKFVNNGEKAKEIFSARGEWILKHAHRNHSELLLPFILKFTYDESLLVWHIATELVYNTDETDAEEHAREFSKIMSDYMLYLLIMQPTMVAAAGGIGKINFGDGSGDVGKLRVEDTLAEARRLLKVRVLELDEQVREVCRDFLSVNTDVHPVSVKGDKSKSLLFDSVVLAKKLLNLREGKWKIVSKIWVELLAYAASHSRGNAHVQQLSKGGELLTIVWLLISHIGLGDLKDV, encoded by the coding sequence ATGGTGGATCCAGTCCCCCATAATGTTAGAAAGCTATGGGAAATCTGGAACATACGTACTTCTGTTATGTTCAGTCTCTTTCTGCAGACATTTCTCATATTCTTTGCCCCTTTCAGGAAACGCACAGCAAACAAGATTGTGAACATGCTCATCTGGTCAGCTTATTTACTTGCTGATGCAACTGCAGTTTTTGCTATTGGACTCATTTCCAACACCCAAAATTCTCCTACGCCTTCTGCCTACCCGGATAACAATGACCTCCTTGCTTTTTGGGCTCCATTTCTTCTGCTGCATCTTGGTGGCCCAGACACCATCACTGCTTTCGCCCTCGAAGATAACGAATTGTGGCGCAGGCACTTGCTGCAACTCGTGTTCCAGATCGTGGCTACAGGTTACGTCTTCATTCTAACTATTCCGGGAAATAAAGTAATTATTCCTTCGTTACTTTTGTTTCTTGGCGGTATTATCAAGTACTTGGAGCGAACTTGTTCCTTATATCTTGCCAATGCGGATAGGATCAGAGAATCTGTAGTCAAAGATCTGGACTTTCTGATCATGGCCGAGTTAATGAAGGAATACTCAAACAAAAAACAGGATTTCTACCCGGTAGGAATCAACAGCGTTGGAGGATTCAGCACCAGCCTATCTCAATCAGAAACTATAAACCTGAATGATCTGCAGCTTGTGCAAGAAGCTTATGATTTCTTTCAAGAATTCAAAGGAGTTATTGTGGATTCTATCTTCACCTTGGATGAGTTGATAAAGAGCAGACGTTTCTTCAACAACACAAATGCAGAAAATGCTTTGACAGTATTAGAAACAGAGCTTAACTTCATCTATGACATTATGTTTACGAAGGCCGCAGTAGTGCATTCAAAGTTGGGATATTTTTTTCGGTTTGTATCTTTTAGTTCAACTATTGCAGCCCTGGCTGTATTTTATTTCCAGGTAAAAAAACACGGTTTCAATGAGTTTGAGGTTTGGATTACTTATGCCTTGCTGTTTGGTGCCATAGGACAGGATATATTAGCCTTTTTCATGGGCATTTTCTCAGATTGGACGATGGCTTTGCTCAAATCAATTGACTGGGCAGCACCACTCTTCAGTAAAATCTCGTACCTCAAGCAAGCAAAATGGTATGTCTCTAAAACAACGCCAGAACACATGAATTTCGCTACATCAATTCTGTTCCGTAGGTGGTCTGGTTCTATCTTAGGCCATAACTTGATACGATACAGTCTCAAAGGTCGTCGTCCAAACAGAACTACCAAGTGCATTGGTATTCTTGTATATCCCATTCACTACTTGCTTATTTTAATGGAAAGAACGACAGATTTGTTGGGCTGCACATCTTGTGTAGATGAGATAATGCATGTTTCGAAGCATAAAATTACGAAACAGCTTTGGGAATTTATCTTCGCAGAGatgcaaaaaaaatccaagttcGTCAATAATGGAGAAAAGGCGAAGGAGATATTTTCTGCTAGAGGTGAATGGATTCTCAAACATGCTCATAGAAATCACAGCGAATTATTACTGCCTTTCATTCTGAAGTTTACTTACGATGAAAGCCTTCTAGTGTGGCACATTGCGACTGAGCTGGTATACAATACTGATGAAACCGATGCTGAAGAACATGCGAGAGAATTCAGTAAGATCATGTCTGATTACATGTTGTATCTTCTCATTATGCAACCTACTATGGTTGCAGCTGCAGGTGGtattggaaaaataaattttggcgATGGTTCGGGTGATGTGGGTAAACTACGAGTTGAAGATACTTTAGCCGAAGCCAGAAGACTTTTGAAAGTAAGGGTACTGGAATTGGACGAGCAAGTACGAGAAGTGTGTCGTGATTTTCTCAGCGTGAATACAGATGTTCATCCCGTGTCCGTTAAGGGAGATAAAAGCAAGTCTTTGCTATTTGATTCAGTTGTTTTGGCTaaaaaacttttgaatttgaggGAGGGGAAATGGAAAATAGTAAGCAAAATATGGGTGGAATTGCTGGCGTATGCTGCAAGTCACTCCAGAGGAAATGCTCATGTCCAGCAGCTAAGCAAAGGTGGAGAGCTTCTTACGATTGTTTGGCTATTGATTTCTCATATTGGACTAGGGGATCTCAAGGATGTGTAA